From the genome of Fusobacterium simiae, one region includes:
- a CDS encoding SurA N-terminal domain-containing protein: MSIRKFRKQMKPFIIILTVVFILSLAYGGYESYKTSRANKKAQEAMLLNKDYIQKIEIERAKQELSRTYTDRVDKDIVDILAFNDVIDKNLTLHIAKDLRVKVPSSEIDKQYDELESSMGDKEQFRRMLQVQGLTKDSLKNKIEENLLMQKTREEFAKNINPTDEEINAYMSLYSIPTDKKEEAVNLYKSEKGAEAFREALLKARKEMQIKDLAPEYENLVEKTAYEEDGFTITNLDLARATANVMLGQKISKEDAEKQAKEMISRQIKISKIAKEKGVKVDENLDTMSQFQDYYVGLAEKARDEVKPTDEELQRFFNENKTKYSIPATADAKLIFISIKSTKEDDDAAKEKAEKLLVDLTPENFTEKAKTLGNNQDIIYQDLGTFGTKAMVKEFEEALKDAPSNSIVKKVIKTKFGYHIAYVKENDKNQQWAVEHILVVPYPSDKTVSDKLEKLNKIKTDIEAGTLALNDKIDEDVIQSFDAKGITPDGIIPNFIYDPEIAKAVFDTELNKVGIINPNKSTIVVFQKTKEIKPEEANFDKSKEQVRSDYINNKVAEYMSKLF, translated from the coding sequence ATGTCAATAAGAAAATTTCGTAAACAGATGAAACCTTTTATTATTATACTAACAGTTGTTTTTATACTGTCTTTAGCATATGGAGGATATGAAAGTTATAAGACAAGTAGAGCTAATAAAAAAGCTCAAGAAGCTATGCTTTTAAATAAAGATTATATACAAAAAATTGAGATAGAGAGAGCTAAACAAGAGCTTTCAAGAACTTATACAGATAGAGTGGATAAAGATATAGTTGATATACTTGCCTTTAATGATGTTATAGATAAGAATTTAACCTTACATATTGCGAAAGATTTAAGAGTAAAAGTTCCTAGTTCAGAAATTGATAAACAATATGATGAACTTGAGTCATCTATGGGGGATAAAGAGCAATTTAGGAGAATGCTACAAGTTCAAGGACTTACAAAAGATTCTTTAAAAAATAAAATAGAAGAAAATTTATTAATGCAAAAAACTAGAGAAGAATTTGCAAAAAATATAAATCCTACTGATGAGGAAATAAATGCTTATATGTCTTTATATTCAATCCCAACTGATAAAAAAGAAGAAGCAGTGAATTTATATAAATCAGAAAAAGGAGCAGAAGCATTTAGAGAAGCCTTATTAAAAGCTAGAAAAGAAATGCAAATAAAAGATTTAGCTCCTGAATATGAAAATTTAGTTGAAAAAACTGCTTATGAAGAAGATGGATTTACAATAACTAACCTTGATTTAGCTAGAGCTACTGCAAATGTGATGTTAGGGCAAAAAATTTCTAAGGAAGATGCTGAAAAACAAGCTAAAGAAATGATAAGTAGACAAATTAAAATTTCAAAAATAGCAAAGGAAAAAGGAGTTAAAGTAGATGAAAATTTAGATACCATGTCTCAATTTCAAGATTACTATGTAGGCTTAGCAGAGAAAGCTAGAGATGAAGTAAAACCTACTGATGAAGAATTACAAAGATTCTTTAATGAAAATAAAACTAAATACAGTATACCAGCTACTGCTGATGCAAAATTAATATTTATTAGTATAAAATCTACAAAAGAAGACGATGACGCAGCTAAAGAAAAGGCAGAAAAATTACTAGTTGATTTAACACCTGAAAACTTTACAGAAAAAGCTAAAACTTTAGGTAATAATCAAGATATAATTTATCAAGATTTAGGAACATTTGGAACAAAAGCAATGGTTAAAGAATTTGAAGAAGCCCTAAAGGATGCTCCATCAAATTCAATAGTTAAAAAAGTCATAAAAACAAAATTTGGATATCATATTGCTTATGTAAAAGAAAATGATAAAAATCAACAATGGGCAGTTGAGCATATTTTAGTAGTTCCTTATCCATCTGATAAAACTGTGTCTGATAAACTTGAAAAATTAAATAAAATTAAGACTGATATAGAGGCAGGAACTTTAGCTTTAAATGATAAAATTGATGAAGATGTAATTCAAAGTTTTGATGCTAAAGGTATTACACCTGATGGAATAATTCCAAATTTTATATACGATCCAGAAATAGCAAAAGCAGTATTTGATACCGAATTAAATAAAGTAGGAATAATTAACCCTAATAAATCGACAATAGTTGTTTTTCAAAAGACTAAAGAAATAAAGCCAGAAGAAGCTAACTTTGATAAGTCAAAGGAACAAGTAAGAAGTGATTATATAAATAATAAAGTTGCAGAATATATGTCAAAATTATTCTAA
- a CDS encoding sigma-54-dependent transcriptional regulator, whose product MKNAILAISEKKEILKQIRKELAEKYEVITFNNLLDAIDMVRESDFDLILLDNALEGISVGEAKKKLTSIGKDFITVALVDEINEEATKELEKFGIFAYLLKPIKIEDLDAIILPSLNGLELIKENKRLEEKLSILEEDTDIIGQSAKIKDVRNLIEKIADSDLPVLIVGETGTGKDIIAKEIHKKSDRNKGKYAQISCALYPGELIERELFGYERGSFLGAKASKRGLLEEIDGGTIYIEDIAKMDIKVQSRFLKAIEYGEFKRVGGTKVRKSNVRFLVGTDIDLKQETEKGKFRKDLYHRLTALTIEVPPLRERKEDIPILANYFLNKIVRILHKETPVISGEAMKFLMEYYYPGNIMELKNLIERMALLSKDKILDVEQLPLEIKTKSDIVENKTVVGVGPLKEILEQEIYSLEEVERVVIAIALQKTRWNKQETSKILGIGRTTLYEKIRKYGLDTK is encoded by the coding sequence TATGGTAAGAGAAAGTGATTTTGATTTAATACTATTAGACAATGCTTTGGAAGGAATCTCGGTAGGAGAAGCAAAGAAAAAATTAACAAGTATAGGAAAAGATTTTATAACAGTTGCCTTAGTAGATGAAATTAATGAGGAAGCAACAAAGGAATTAGAAAAATTTGGAATTTTTGCATATTTATTAAAACCAATAAAAATTGAAGATTTAGATGCAATAATCTTGCCTTCATTAAATGGTTTAGAATTAATTAAAGAAAATAAAAGATTAGAAGAAAAGCTAAGTATTTTAGAAGAAGATACAGATATAATAGGACAATCAGCAAAAATTAAAGATGTTAGAAATCTTATAGAAAAGATAGCTGACAGTGATTTGCCTGTTTTAATAGTTGGAGAAACTGGAACTGGTAAAGATATTATAGCGAAAGAGATACATAAGAAAAGTGATAGAAATAAGGGAAAGTATGCTCAAATTAGCTGTGCATTATATCCAGGAGAATTGATTGAAAGAGAACTATTTGGATATGAAAGAGGATCTTTTTTAGGAGCTAAGGCAAGTAAAAGAGGACTTTTAGAAGAAATTGATGGAGGAACAATATATATTGAAGATATTGCAAAAATGGATATTAAAGTTCAATCAAGATTTTTAAAAGCTATTGAATATGGAGAATTTAAAAGAGTTGGAGGAACAAAAGTAAGAAAATCTAATGTAAGATTTTTAGTTGGTACTGATATAGATTTAAAACAAGAAACTGAAAAAGGAAAATTTAGAAAGGATTTATATCATAGATTGACAGCTTTAACTATTGAAGTCCCACCTTTAAGAGAAAGAAAAGAAGATATTCCTATACTTGCTAACTATTTCTTAAATAAAATAGTTAGAATATTACATAAAGAAACACCTGTTATTTCAGGAGAAGCTATGAAATTCTTAATGGAATATTATTATCCAGGAAATATAATGGAACTTAAAAATTTAATTGAAAGAATGGCACTATTATCTAAGGATAAAATTTTAGATGTAGAACAATTACCATTAGAAATAAAAACAAAGTCTGATATTGTAGAAAATAAAACGGTTGTGGGGGTTGGACCATTAAAAGAAATATTAGAACAAGAAATTTATAGTTTAGAAGAAGTTGAAAGAGTTGTAATTGCTATTGCATTACAAAAAACTAGATGGAATAAACAAGAAACTTCTAAAATTCTAGGTATAGGTAGAACAACTCTATATGAAAAAATAAGAAAATATGGTTTAGATACAAAGTAA